One window of the Pieris brassicae chromosome 2, ilPieBrab1.1, whole genome shotgun sequence genome contains the following:
- the LOC123720034 gene encoding RNA-binding protein Rsf1 gives MSSGGTRVYVGGLVEGIKKEDLEREFDKYGKLNSVWVALNPPGFAFIEFENMQEAEDACSAMNGFEMLGATLKVELSRKRDGPRRGFRGGGGGGGGGRGNFGGRGGRSFGGNGGGSRPYNNSYGGGGGGGGGGRSFNRNGYGSGNRDNGRSRSPLGRF, from the coding sequence ATGAGCTCGGGAGGAACTCGTGTGTACGTGGGTGGTCTAGTGGAAGGAATCAAGAAGGAAGATTTGGAGCGGGAATTCGATAAATATGGCAAATTGAACTCTGTCTGGGTCGCACTTAACCCCCCAGGTTTTGCATTCATAGAATTTGAAAACATGCAGGAGGCAGAAGATGCGTGTAGCGCGATGAATGGTTTCGAAATGTTAGGCGCGACTTTAAAAGTAGAGTTATCAAGAAAGCGTGATGGGCCACGCCGAGGTTTCCGCGGTGGTGGCGGCGGCGGCGGTGGTGGCCGTGGGAACTTCGGCGGACGGGGTGGGCGCTCTTTCGGTGGGAACGGAGGTGGTAGCAGACCCTATAACAACAGCTATGGAGGCGGCGGCGGCGGTGGTGGTGGTGGCCGCTCTTTCAACCGCAATGGCTATGGCTCAGGCAACAGGGACAATGGAAGATCTAGGTCGCCACTGGGccgattttaa